Proteins co-encoded in one Roseofilum capinflatum BLCC-M114 genomic window:
- a CDS encoding GTP-binding protein: protein MSTPSNSQEIHLSLARASIRRSLAQYNPLLRQDRTLAIQPELKILNANLEKLDQNVIRIAAFGLVSRGKSAVLNGLVGQKILPTGPIHGVTQWPRSVRWIPQGQSKVQIELIDTPGLDEIGGEVRADMAREVAQEADLILFVVAGDITQTEYDALLFLAHTHKPLILVFNKVDLYPDPDLEAISRNLQHLGQPQELTQLLTTKEMVRVAAEPMPRQVRVELPDGQVRYEWEYPAPQIEELRAKILQVLNREGRSLLALNALVQTQAAEARIAQKTLDVHHHQAEALIWQYARSKALAIAVNPIALLDIPGGAIADLALIRALSRLYGLPLTDREARKLWTTLFLSSGGLILGELMTILLGLGKTAATVIGATGETAGLGAWISGAIVQGAIAGYGAYQVGQITRIYLQQGCTWGNLGPSTVIEQILQELDSQAILYRLRQEIESSLY, encoded by the coding sequence TTGAGTACCCCATCAAACAGTCAAGAAATACACCTCAGTTTGGCTCGCGCAAGTATTCGCCGATCGCTGGCCCAGTATAACCCCTTGCTGCGCCAGGATCGTACTCTGGCGATTCAACCGGAACTGAAAATACTTAATGCTAACCTGGAAAAACTGGATCAAAATGTGATTCGGATTGCTGCGTTTGGCTTGGTGAGTCGGGGAAAGTCGGCGGTTTTGAATGGATTAGTGGGGCAAAAAATTCTGCCCACCGGCCCCATTCATGGGGTGACGCAATGGCCGCGATCGGTGCGTTGGATACCCCAAGGACAAAGTAAGGTGCAAATCGAGTTAATCGATACTCCTGGACTCGATGAAATTGGCGGCGAAGTGCGGGCGGATATGGCCAGAGAAGTGGCCCAAGAAGCGGATTTAATTCTGTTTGTGGTAGCCGGAGATATTACCCAAACAGAATATGATGCCCTGCTGTTTTTAGCCCATACCCACAAACCGTTAATTTTGGTCTTTAATAAGGTTGATTTATATCCCGATCCGGACTTAGAAGCTATTAGCCGCAATCTGCAACACTTGGGGCAACCGCAAGAGTTAACCCAACTGCTGACGACAAAGGAAATGGTGCGAGTGGCGGCCGAACCGATGCCCAGACAAGTGCGGGTGGAATTACCCGATGGCCAGGTGCGCTATGAATGGGAATATCCGGCTCCCCAAATTGAGGAATTGCGGGCAAAAATTTTGCAGGTGCTGAACCGGGAAGGGCGATCGCTGCTTGCCCTGAATGCCTTAGTGCAAACCCAAGCCGCCGAAGCCAGAATTGCCCAAAAAACCTTGGATGTTCATCATCACCAGGCAGAAGCCCTGATTTGGCAGTATGCCCGCTCTAAAGCCTTAGCCATTGCCGTTAATCCCATCGCTCTCTTAGACATTCCAGGGGGGGCGATCGCCGATTTAGCCCTGATTCGCGCCCTCAGTCGCTTATACGGCTTACCCCTCACCGATCGGGAAGCGCGAAAACTGTGGACAACCCTGTTCTTGAGTTCTGGAGGCTTAATCTTAGGGGAACTGATGACTATTCTTCTGGGACTCGGAAAAACCGCCGCCACCGTCATCGGAGCAACCGGAGAAACCGCCGGGTTAGGCGCTTGGATATCAGGAGCAATCGTGCAAGGGGCGATCGCCGGTTATGGAGCCTATCAAGTCGGGCAAATCACCCGCATCTATCTGCAACAAGGCTGCACCTGGGGCAATTTGGGGCCAAGTACCGTTATCGAGCAAATTCTCCAAGAACTCGATTCCCAAGCCATCCTCTATCGACTACGCCAGGAAATCGAGTCCTCGCTCTATTAG
- a CDS encoding PAS domain-containing hybrid sensor histidine kinase/response regulator: MKYIISKLRSLKFPLQVVLIVPFLVQLVIILGLVQYLTYNTSQASVNDFSHRLLTNTSSVISQEIEDYSLIPPEVSKGDREARNQPVFKFNNLESFQEGVASPINGSELSIFLSELNFSQWGQSSIIKRSGDLMATSTLEPPFIESKDPHTQAIVLALQERFGTLKNIKQAQTFSFKIKDRKEFVQITPYADDYGLDCLIVVSIPESDFAAEIKANQNRTLKLSAIALIIFLGTGTLTSQIIATPIQRLSEESIALAERHWEPSMGKHSAIAEISCLSDSFERTAEQLQNALQESEEKFATIFRTSPDPIAIVNLSDGKLIEANQRQIEFLEHSRDKVIGYTTLDLQLWGNLSDRERFLNILKSEGSVSNLELPIKVKSGAIKTVLVSAELCQIQNETYVLVVTKDITERKQLELSIQASEQKLKRIFNSASGAITYLQVYADRTWKINQVSEGSEIISGYAPHELISDPYLWVSRIDPRDWELIEEQVLTDIFAEKRGVYEYRIYDKSGNTRWISQTHNSTWDEEQQCWNATMIALDISDRKQLELELQQAKEAAESANQAKSTFLANMSHELRTPLNSILGYPQLLINSPTLSQRDREFIKIIENSGEYLLSLINQVLDISKIEAGHIAFEPKTFPLETLLENLEVMFVPKADKKELELKINRQPDVPDLLNTDETKLQQILVNLLNNAIKFTDRGSVTLTIKLPSLDSNHLLFEVSDTGVGIASEEINHLFEAFVQTKSGKNSQEGTGLGLAISQKFVHLLGGELTVESELGKGTTFKFDIPIAQESSVCDLQLTHNNDQVSLAPDQPQYRILVVDDNQMNRQLLVIMLKNWGFEVLEARDGEEAIAQCQAWQPDLIFMDMRMPKLNGEQATQKIRQQMPDGRVVIIAISASAFAENQSKFINLGCNDFIGKPFKQEQILTILEQHLNAQFISTSSCQKSAPVTPASTLEQLQNLPHAWNKNFRQAILEGDIDYMLQLLIELQDYDRGLAKSLEALTDSFQFEELYQLLDRMDGADQI, translated from the coding sequence ATGAAATATATTATCTCTAAACTGCGATCTTTGAAATTTCCTCTACAAGTTGTTTTGATTGTCCCCTTTTTGGTGCAATTAGTCATCATTCTGGGTCTAGTACAATACTTGACTTACAATACCAGTCAAGCATCTGTTAATGATTTTTCCCATCGTTTATTAACCAATACATCCAGCGTAATTAGTCAAGAAATTGAGGATTACAGTCTTATTCCCCCAGAAGTCTCAAAAGGAGATCGAGAGGCTCGAAATCAACCCGTTTTTAAATTCAACAATCTTGAGTCTTTTCAGGAGGGTGTTGCCTCCCCTATAAATGGATCAGAACTGAGCATATTCTTGAGTGAATTAAACTTCTCTCAATGGGGTCAAAGTTCGATTATAAAACGTTCTGGAGACTTGATGGCCACGTCTACCCTAGAACCCCCCTTCATAGAATCTAAAGATCCACACACTCAGGCGATTGTCTTGGCACTGCAAGAGCGTTTTGGCACATTGAAAAATATCAAACAGGCTCAAACCTTCAGTTTTAAGATTAAGGATCGAAAGGAGTTTGTGCAGATTACCCCCTATGCAGATGACTATGGACTCGATTGCTTGATTGTTGTCTCGATTCCAGAATCCGATTTTGCGGCTGAAATTAAAGCCAATCAAAACCGCACCTTAAAATTATCGGCGATCGCCCTCATTATTTTCCTAGGAACGGGAACCTTAACTTCACAGATCATTGCTACCCCCATTCAGCGCCTCAGCGAAGAGAGCATCGCCTTAGCCGAACGACACTGGGAACCCTCCATGGGTAAGCACAGTGCGATCGCCGAAATCTCCTGTTTATCTGACTCATTTGAGCGCACTGCCGAGCAGCTTCAAAACGCTCTACAGGAATCAGAAGAAAAATTTGCTACAATTTTCCGCACTAGCCCCGATCCTATTGCTATTGTTAATCTGTCTGACGGAAAACTGATAGAAGCCAATCAGAGGCAGATTGAGTTCCTAGAACACTCTCGTGACAAAGTGATTGGTTATACTACACTAGACTTGCAACTTTGGGGAAATTTGAGCGATCGAGAACGATTTTTGAATATCCTCAAATCAGAAGGAAGTGTTTCCAATCTAGAACTCCCCATAAAAGTTAAATCAGGTGCAATCAAAACCGTACTGGTTTCGGCTGAATTATGCCAAATCCAAAACGAAACCTATGTACTGGTCGTCACTAAAGATATTACAGAGCGTAAACAACTCGAACTGTCCATCCAAGCCTCAGAGCAAAAACTCAAAAGAATTTTTAATAGCGCCAGTGGTGCGATCACCTACTTACAAGTGTATGCCGATCGCACCTGGAAAATCAATCAAGTCTCTGAAGGTAGTGAGATCATCTCTGGCTATGCCCCGCATGAGTTAATCTCCGATCCTTATTTGTGGGTTTCCCGGATTGATCCCAGGGACTGGGAACTCATTGAAGAACAAGTGTTGACTGATATTTTTGCCGAAAAAAGGGGAGTCTATGAGTATCGAATTTATGATAAGAGCGGCAATACTCGATGGATCTCCCAAACCCATAATTCTACATGGGATGAAGAGCAACAATGCTGGAATGCAACCATGATTGCCTTAGATATTAGCGATCGCAAACAACTAGAGTTAGAATTACAACAAGCCAAAGAAGCCGCCGAATCTGCCAATCAAGCCAAAAGCACCTTTTTGGCCAATATGAGCCACGAACTTCGTACCCCTCTCAATTCTATCCTCGGCTATCCCCAGCTTTTAATCAATAGTCCCACCCTTTCTCAACGCGATCGCGAATTCATAAAAATTATTGAAAATAGTGGCGAATATTTACTCAGCTTAATTAATCAAGTCCTCGATATTTCCAAAATTGAAGCCGGTCATATCGCATTTGAGCCTAAAACGTTCCCCCTCGAAACTCTACTCGAAAATCTTGAAGTGATGTTCGTGCCAAAAGCTGATAAAAAAGAATTAGAGTTGAAGATCAACCGCCAACCCGATGTTCCCGATCTCCTGAATACTGATGAAACGAAACTGCAACAAATTTTAGTTAATTTACTCAATAATGCCATTAAATTTACCGATCGAGGCTCCGTAACTCTAACCATTAAACTCCCAAGTCTAGATAGCAACCATCTACTCTTTGAAGTTAGCGATACAGGGGTAGGCATTGCCTCGGAAGAAATCAACCATCTATTTGAAGCATTTGTACAAACTAAAAGTGGAAAAAATAGTCAAGAAGGAACAGGATTAGGGTTAGCGATCAGTCAAAAATTTGTGCATTTACTTGGAGGCGAATTAACCGTCGAGAGTGAACTAGGAAAAGGTACAACCTTTAAGTTTGATATTCCCATTGCCCAAGAATCAAGCGTTTGTGATTTGCAATTAACCCATAACAATGACCAAGTTAGCCTAGCTCCCGATCAACCTCAGTATCGAATTTTGGTGGTTGATGACAATCAAATGAATCGTCAACTGCTGGTGATTATGTTAAAGAATTGGGGTTTTGAAGTCCTGGAAGCAAGGGATGGTGAAGAAGCAATTGCACAATGTCAAGCTTGGCAACCCGATCTCATTTTTATGGATATGAGAATGCCCAAACTTAATGGCGAACAAGCAACGCAAAAGATCCGTCAACAAATGCCAGATGGCCGAGTGGTAATTATCGCTATAAGTGCTAGTGCATTTGCTGAAAACCAGAGCAAATTTATTAATTTAGGCTGTAATGATTTTATTGGCAAACCCTTTAAACAAGAACAGATTCTTACCATTCTCGAACAGCATCTCAATGCACAATTTATCTCCACATCTAGTTGCCAGAAATCAGCTCCCGTTACTCCCGCATCAACTCTGGAACAACTACAAAACCTGCCCCACGCTTGGAATAAAAACTTTCGCCAAGCTATCCTAGAGGGGGATATAGACTATATGTTGCAGCTCCTTATTGAACTACAAGACTACGATCGAGGTCTAGCTAAATCTTTAGAGGCTTTGACGGATTCTTTCCAGTTTGAAGAATTATATCAACTTCTGGATCGAATGGATGGAGCCGATCAAATCTAG
- the crtR gene encoding beta-carotene hydroxylase: protein MMVSEAQRPLTVPKELLHPPETFLNLNVIMFMAALILIGLSVWGYWWGGLPHWLSFVESILALHLAGTIIHDASHNAAHRDRLLNAILGHGSALMLGFAFPVFTRVHIEHHLNVNDPENDPDHFVSTGGPLWLINARFFYHEIYFFRRKLWKNNELLEWFLSRLVVVAIVAAASHWGFLSYILNFWFVPSGIVGLALGLFFDYLPHRPFHETARWKNARVYPSPILNLLIFGQNYHLVHHLWPSIPWYYYQKTYGVMKPLLDRKGCTQTLGLLEKKSFWSFLYDVFIGIRFGGHGKAKN from the coding sequence ATGATGGTGTCGGAGGCACAAAGACCCCTGACCGTTCCCAAAGAGTTGCTTCATCCACCTGAGACGTTTTTGAATCTCAATGTGATCATGTTTATGGCAGCTCTGATCTTAATTGGACTGTCAGTCTGGGGATATTGGTGGGGGGGGTTACCCCATTGGCTCTCATTTGTTGAGAGTATTTTGGCATTGCATTTAGCAGGAACGATCATTCATGATGCCTCCCATAATGCTGCACACCGCGATCGCCTACTGAACGCCATTCTCGGTCATGGTAGCGCCCTCATGCTCGGTTTTGCCTTCCCCGTGTTTACCCGCGTCCATATTGAGCATCACCTCAACGTCAACGACCCGGAAAACGATCCCGATCATTTTGTCTCCACCGGGGGCCCCCTCTGGCTGATTAACGCTCGCTTCTTCTACCACGAGATCTACTTTTTCCGGCGCAAACTGTGGAAAAACAATGAGCTGCTCGAATGGTTTCTCAGTCGTTTAGTGGTCGTGGCGATCGTCGCAGCCGCCTCTCATTGGGGGTTCTTAAGTTATATCCTCAACTTCTGGTTCGTTCCCAGTGGTATCGTTGGCTTGGCCCTGGGCTTATTCTTCGACTATCTTCCCCATCGCCCCTTCCATGAAACTGCCCGATGGAAAAACGCCAGAGTTTACCCCAGTCCCATCCTCAATCTGTTAATCTTTGGGCAAAACTATCATCTTGTTCATCATCTTTGGCCCTCCATTCCCTGGTACTACTACCAAAAAACCTATGGAGTCATGAAGCCTCTGTTAGACCGCAAAGGCTGCACCCAAACCCTAGGACTGCTAGAAAAAAAGAGTTTCTGGAGTTTCCTGTACGATGTATTCATCGGCATTCGTTTCGGGGGGCATGGCAAGGCTAAAAATTAG
- the gatA gene encoding Asp-tRNA(Asn)/Glu-tRNA(Gln) amidotransferase subunit GatA: protein MASIRELHQQLVTKERSAVELAQEAIDRIETLEPKLHSFLAVMGEQALAQAKAVDEKIAAGEEIGPLTGIPIAIKDNMCTPGVPTTCASKILQNFIPPYESTVTQKLKDAGAVIVGKTNLDEFAMGSSTETSAYQLTANPWDLSRVPGGSSGGSAAAVAGSECPVSLGSDTGGSIRLPASFCGIVGLKPTYGLVSRYGLVAYASSLDQIGPFGRTVEDAAIVLEAIAGYDPKDSTSLNVKIPHYADLLKPNLKSKGRLRIGIITETFGAGLDPEVDEAVKKAISHLQDLGAEIQTISCPNFRYGLPAYYIIAPSEASANLARYDGVKYGFRSEQGDNLLSMYEQTRAQGFGQEVKRRIMIGTYALSAGYYDAYYLKAQKVRTLIKQDFEKAFASVDILVSPTAPTTAFKAGEKTKDPISMYLSDLMTIPVNLAGLPGLSLPCGFDRQGLPIGLQLIGDVLREDMLLQVAHTYEQTTNWHLKQPSL from the coding sequence ATGGCATCCATCCGCGAGTTGCACCAACAGCTTGTGACGAAAGAGCGATCGGCTGTAGAGTTGGCCCAAGAGGCGATCGATCGCATTGAAACCCTAGAACCAAAGCTCCATAGTTTTTTGGCAGTGATGGGAGAACAAGCCTTAGCCCAAGCCAAGGCTGTGGACGAGAAAATCGCAGCCGGAGAAGAGATCGGGCCGTTGACGGGGATTCCGATCGCCATTAAAGATAATATGTGTACCCCTGGAGTGCCCACTACCTGCGCCTCCAAAATTCTCCAGAACTTTATCCCCCCCTACGAATCTACCGTTACCCAAAAGCTCAAGGATGCAGGAGCAGTCATCGTCGGCAAAACCAACCTGGATGAGTTTGCCATGGGTAGCTCCACGGAAACCTCTGCCTATCAACTCACCGCCAACCCTTGGGATTTAAGCCGCGTTCCGGGGGGTTCATCCGGGGGTTCGGCGGCGGCTGTAGCTGGCTCAGAATGCCCGGTATCCCTCGGATCGGACACGGGGGGATCGATTCGGCTTCCGGCTTCGTTTTGCGGCATTGTGGGCTTAAAACCGACCTATGGCTTAGTGTCCCGATATGGCTTGGTCGCCTATGCCTCATCCTTGGATCAAATTGGCCCCTTTGGGCGCACTGTAGAAGATGCAGCTATTGTTTTAGAGGCGATCGCCGGTTACGATCCCAAAGACTCCACCAGTCTCAACGTCAAAATTCCCCACTATGCCGATTTACTCAAACCCAACCTCAAATCCAAAGGACGGTTAAGAATTGGCATCATTACCGAAACCTTTGGCGCAGGACTCGATCCAGAAGTCGATGAAGCCGTCAAAAAAGCCATTAGCCATCTACAAGATTTAGGCGCAGAAATTCAAACCATTTCCTGTCCCAATTTCCGCTATGGTTTACCCGCCTATTACATTATTGCCCCCTCCGAAGCCTCCGCCAATCTAGCCCGGTATGATGGCGTAAAATACGGCTTCCGGTCAGAACAAGGCGATAACTTGCTCTCCATGTACGAACAAACCCGCGCCCAAGGATTTGGTCAAGAAGTCAAACGGCGGATTATGATCGGAACCTATGCCCTATCCGCCGGATATTATGATGCCTATTATCTCAAAGCCCAAAAGGTACGCACCCTAATTAAACAGGACTTTGAAAAAGCCTTTGCTTCAGTGGATATCTTAGTGTCTCCCACTGCTCCAACCACCGCATTTAAGGCGGGAGAAAAAACCAAAGATCCCATTAGCATGTATCTCTCGGATTTAATGACCATTCCCGTCAATTTAGCTGGTCTACCTGGTTTAAGCCTTCCCTGTGGATTCGATCGCCAAGGGCTACCCATTGGACTACAACTGATTGGGGATGTGTTGCGCGAAGATATGTTATTGCAAGTAGCCCACACCTACGAGCAAACCACCAACTGGCACTTAAAACAACCCTCTCTGTAG